A part of Melittangium boletus DSM 14713 genomic DNA contains:
- a CDS encoding translocation/assembly module TamB domain-containing protein, whose protein sequence is MTTPTPPSRPQRRWGRRLLWGLAGLVGLVLLLLVGALVYLMSPPGEARLRDFAVAQANQLLVGHVEIAGLSLSPRTLVLTGVTLDDPEGERVAELARVEVNLSLLPLLRQHVVLRSALLEQPRLTLRQDARGLNLSRAIELREPSPPEPEDPNAPRGKLRFTLESLRLAGGAVSYVTVTPDSAPPNGNPEVRLESLDATGSASWAAATEALTAKLDATARLDKPQQGPVRLTLSAQGEEGKLGGQVDFDAPGLVLQASGGMEGEGQYHADVKRLTLAPSLGRAVLPSYPVATPVTLAGTVAMAGDLVRVDLNAQAADGTLTAQGALDIDKLTTDGFTARLRGLDLAKLLGGGPAATLAADLSVKGGGKSLDTLDGQLDFSMPASPIAGQTLGPVEMHVDARQGRFTLARLQALAPGVTLTAQGVATQKDVDLKGQLVAANLGTFANTVGRLGSGEPLPLSGHGALGFNVSGPPRAPSVSLVGGFDTFAWADTSVKALTVDVRVPDVTQPLITDAKIRASQLHAGGRDYQNLAATLATQGRKLDLSLTTEGDEDLALALAGVVDKDHQGLALDAFTLRYPEEGWTLQAPTHVSWGKTVEVKPALTLTSGEQLLSLALKMEGERIQANSELRAFDLSRLPKAFLPADFDVAGLLSGKVTVNGRTSQPDAQAQLTLRGGRYQQYEDLSFDLDGRYVRDHATGHFSANAPAFRVSSRFDMPVQGLMRQRREPVDLELTVEHLDLGPALRMAQQPETVTGQMTGTLTLKGTANDPRLQLALKGKDLRYWGVTADQAAPVVIAPGALPPEMLGKPLGFELMANSDDQDGSLSATLKLDGIAQTATATLATPFNLGRLMAKPPTAAQVLDTPMRAFDAEISEMPLTLLSQFGLATEAGGTLSMKTHLTGPLLAPVGQLEMTAQQATVNGVPPIDGNLSVVTSPSDVKVQLLAKRNGTLLAQMDARVNASLAALQDQDVVGQVPFTLTAKAGPISQREMEGLASVSPQAGVLARCRDGERREEPANATPQNVVALSLRARGTLDNPQVDLTAGVQNIGVEQMGLGHASVHYTYASAKSAFEALLTSPKGGTLMARGSAKQDLSLPALRKGLDMNRIPIEVQLDSHQFDLSFLSGSQLPMVRTLGGELVMEKFRVDGTIGSPVIKGRLEWNQGRLALEGLGDYHDVHVALRVNDQRMELVDFSAKSGGGDLQLKARGDRTASGAYTLSGEGHLNDFPLVLDDQLFAILQLRTQFEGEVSKSTQFVNVKNLVIPEAHVKLPDAKRKDLQALDRPEGIVLTCAGQPLRPPKNKPAPVATPDGNTPDSATGGAGPTRPDESVRRIRITLNAPRNLWVQGADVNVELGLSENFYVETAEATAINGNVLVKRGDVEVLGRRFNIQNSSQVRFTGPPAAPYINATAEYNNESAGVKVYVAVRGQGKDFTIKPTSDPPLPETDIYTLLATGRRTLKAGSGASMNQSQVASVLGSVLASQAKKALAAKLPLDVLTIESGDEGLAGARLEVGKYLTDKLYLGYSGRLGAPQSQASTRRENANSVRLEYQFGPRWGVEAQYGDAQVGGADFIWSNEY, encoded by the coding sequence TTGACCACTCCCACTCCTCCTTCCAGACCCCAGCGACGCTGGGGGCGTCGGCTCCTCTGGGGCCTGGCGGGCCTCGTGGGGCTCGTACTCCTGCTCCTCGTGGGAGCACTCGTCTACTTGATGAGTCCCCCCGGGGAGGCCCGGCTGCGGGACTTCGCCGTGGCCCAGGCCAACCAGCTCCTGGTCGGCCATGTGGAAATCGCCGGACTGTCGCTGAGCCCACGCACCCTCGTGCTCACCGGGGTGACGCTGGATGACCCCGAGGGCGAGCGGGTCGCCGAGCTGGCGCGCGTGGAGGTGAACCTCTCCCTCCTGCCCCTGTTGCGACAGCATGTGGTGCTGCGCTCCGCGCTCCTGGAGCAGCCCCGGCTCACGCTCCGCCAGGACGCGCGGGGCCTCAACCTCTCGCGCGCCATTGAACTGCGCGAGCCCTCGCCTCCCGAGCCCGAGGATCCCAACGCGCCGCGCGGCAAGCTGCGCTTCACCCTGGAGTCGCTGCGGCTCGCGGGCGGCGCCGTGTCCTATGTCACGGTGACCCCGGACAGCGCCCCGCCCAACGGCAACCCGGAGGTGCGCCTGGAATCGCTGGACGCCACGGGCTCGGCGTCCTGGGCGGCCGCCACCGAGGCCCTGACCGCGAAGCTCGACGCCACCGCGCGCCTGGACAAGCCCCAGCAAGGCCCGGTGCGCCTGACGCTGTCGGCCCAGGGCGAGGAAGGCAAGCTGGGCGGCCAGGTGGACTTCGATGCGCCCGGACTCGTGCTCCAGGCCAGCGGAGGCATGGAGGGCGAGGGGCAGTACCACGCCGACGTGAAGCGCCTCACCCTCGCGCCGTCCCTGGGCCGCGCCGTCCTCCCCTCCTACCCCGTGGCCACGCCCGTCACGCTGGCGGGCACCGTGGCCATGGCGGGAGACCTGGTGCGGGTGGACCTCAACGCCCAGGCCGCGGACGGCACGCTCACGGCCCAGGGCGCGCTGGACATCGACAAGCTCACCACGGACGGCTTCACCGCCCGCCTGCGCGGACTGGACCTGGCGAAGCTGCTGGGCGGTGGCCCCGCCGCCACGCTCGCGGCGGACCTGAGCGTGAAGGGCGGCGGCAAGAGCCTGGACACGCTCGATGGCCAGCTGGATTTCTCCATGCCCGCCTCGCCCATCGCGGGCCAGACGCTCGGGCCCGTGGAGATGCACGTGGACGCCCGACAGGGCCGCTTCACGCTCGCCCGGCTCCAGGCGCTCGCGCCCGGCGTCACCCTCACCGCCCAGGGCGTGGCCACCCAGAAGGACGTCGACCTCAAGGGCCAGCTCGTGGCCGCCAACCTGGGCACCTTCGCCAACACCGTGGGCCGGCTGGGCAGCGGCGAGCCCCTGCCCCTGTCGGGCCACGGCGCCCTGGGCTTCAACGTGTCCGGCCCCCCGCGCGCGCCCTCCGTGAGCCTCGTGGGCGGCTTCGACACGTTCGCCTGGGCGGACACGTCCGTGAAGGCCCTCACGGTGGACGTGCGCGTGCCGGACGTCACCCAACCGCTCATCACCGACGCCAAGATCCGCGCGAGCCAGCTCCACGCCGGCGGCCGCGACTACCAGAACCTGGCCGCCACGCTCGCCACCCAGGGCCGCAAGCTCGACCTGTCCCTCACCACCGAGGGCGATGAGGACCTGGCGCTCGCGCTCGCGGGCGTCGTGGACAAGGACCACCAAGGACTCGCGCTGGACGCCTTCACCCTGCGCTACCCCGAGGAGGGCTGGACGCTCCAGGCGCCCACGCACGTGTCCTGGGGCAAGACCGTGGAGGTGAAACCCGCGCTCACCCTCACCTCGGGCGAGCAGTTGCTGTCGCTCGCCCTGAAGATGGAGGGCGAGCGCATCCAGGCGAACTCGGAGCTGCGCGCCTTCGATCTCTCCCGGCTGCCCAAGGCCTTCCTGCCCGCGGACTTCGACGTGGCGGGCCTGTTGTCCGGCAAGGTGACGGTGAACGGACGCACGTCCCAGCCCGACGCCCAGGCCCAGCTCACCCTGCGCGGCGGCCGCTACCAGCAATACGAGGACCTGTCCTTCGACCTGGACGGCCGCTACGTGCGCGACCACGCCACGGGCCACTTCTCCGCGAACGCTCCCGCCTTCCGCGTCTCCAGCCGCTTCGACATGCCGGTGCAGGGGCTGATGCGCCAGCGCCGCGAGCCCGTGGACCTGGAGCTGACAGTGGAGCACCTGGACCTGGGCCCCGCGCTGCGCATGGCCCAGCAGCCCGAGACCGTCACCGGCCAGATGACGGGTACCCTGACGCTCAAGGGCACGGCGAATGATCCGCGCCTCCAGCTCGCGCTCAAGGGCAAGGACCTGCGCTACTGGGGCGTCACCGCCGACCAGGCCGCCCCCGTCGTCATCGCCCCCGGCGCCCTGCCTCCCGAGATGCTGGGCAAGCCGCTCGGCTTCGAGCTGATGGCGAACTCCGATGACCAGGATGGCTCGCTCAGCGCCACCTTGAAGCTCGACGGCATCGCCCAGACGGCCACCGCCACCCTCGCCACGCCCTTCAACCTGGGCCGGCTGATGGCGAAGCCCCCCACCGCGGCACAGGTGCTGGACACGCCCATGCGCGCCTTCGACGCGGAGATCTCCGAGATGCCGCTCACCCTGCTGTCCCAGTTCGGGCTGGCCACCGAGGCGGGAGGCACCCTGTCCATGAAGACGCACCTCACCGGCCCGCTGCTCGCCCCCGTGGGGCAGCTCGAGATGACGGCCCAGCAGGCCACGGTGAACGGCGTGCCGCCCATCGACGGCAATCTCTCCGTCGTCACCAGCCCCTCCGACGTGAAGGTGCAGCTGCTCGCCAAGAGGAACGGCACCCTGCTCGCGCAGATGGACGCGCGGGTGAACGCCTCGCTCGCGGCGCTGCAGGACCAGGACGTGGTGGGCCAGGTGCCCTTCACCCTCACCGCCAAGGCCGGCCCCATCTCCCAGCGCGAGATGGAAGGCCTCGCCAGCGTGTCTCCCCAGGCCGGGGTGCTCGCCCGCTGCCGCGACGGCGAGCGGCGCGAGGAGCCCGCCAACGCCACGCCCCAGAACGTCGTCGCCCTGAGCCTGCGCGCGCGCGGCACCCTGGACAATCCCCAGGTGGACCTCACCGCCGGGGTGCAGAACATCGGCGTGGAGCAGATGGGGCTCGGCCACGCGAGCGTGCACTACACCTATGCCTCCGCGAAGTCCGCCTTCGAGGCCCTGCTCACCTCGCCCAAGGGCGGCACGCTCATGGCACGCGGCAGCGCGAAACAGGACTTGTCCCTGCCCGCGTTGCGCAAGGGCCTGGACATGAACCGCATCCCCATCGAGGTGCAGCTGGACTCGCACCAGTTCGACCTGTCCTTCCTGTCCGGCTCCCAGTTGCCCATGGTGCGCACCCTCGGCGGCGAGCTGGTCATGGAGAAGTTCCGCGTGGATGGCACCATCGGCTCGCCCGTCATCAAGGGCCGCCTGGAGTGGAACCAGGGCCGCCTCGCCCTGGAGGGACTGGGCGACTACCACGACGTGCACGTGGCCCTGCGCGTGAACGATCAGCGCATGGAGCTCGTCGACTTCTCCGCGAAGAGCGGCGGCGGAGACCTCCAGCTCAAGGCCCGGGGAGACCGGACCGCGTCCGGCGCGTACACCCTGAGCGGCGAGGGCCACCTGAACGACTTCCCGCTCGTGCTGGACGACCAGCTCTTCGCCATCCTGCAGCTGCGCACCCAGTTCGAGGGGGAAGTCTCCAAGTCCACGCAGTTCGTCAACGTGAAGAACCTCGTCATTCCCGAGGCCCACGTGAAACTGCCCGACGCCAAGCGCAAGGATTTGCAGGCGCTCGATCGCCCCGAGGGCATCGTGCTCACCTGCGCGGGCCAGCCGCTCCGCCCGCCCAAGAACAAGCCGGCCCCGGTGGCCACCCCGGACGGCAACACCCCGGACAGCGCCACGGGCGGCGCGGGCCCCACCCGGCCGGACGAGTCGGTGCGCCGCATCCGCATCACCCTCAACGCCCCGCGCAACCTCTGGGTGCAGGGCGCGGACGTGAACGTGGAGCTCGGCCTGTCGGAGAACTTCTACGTGGAGACCGCCGAGGCCACCGCCATCAACGGCAACGTGCTCGTGAAGCGCGGTGACGTGGAAGTGCTCGGCCGGCGCTTCAACATCCAGAACTCCAGCCAGGTGCGCTTCACGGGTCCGCCCGCCGCGCCCTACATCAACGCCACCGCCGAGTACAACAACGAGAGCGCGGGCGTGAAGGTGTACGTGGCCGTGCGCGGCCAGGGCAAGGACTTCACCATCAAGCCCACGAGCGATCCGCCGCTGCCGGAGACGGACATCTATACGCTGCTGGCCACGGGCCGGCGCACCCTCAAGGCGGGCTCGGGCGCGTCCATGAACCAGAGCCAGGTGGCGTCGGTGCTGGGCTCGGTGCTGGCCTCGCAGGCCAAGAAAGCGCTGGCGGCGAAGCTGCCGCTGGACGTGCTCACCATCGAGTCCGGAGACGAGGGCCTGGCGGGCGCGCGGCTGGAGGTGGGCAAGTACCTCACGGACAAGCTCTACCTCGGCTACAGCGGCCGCCTGGGCGCACCCCAGAGCCAGGCCAGCACCCGGCGCGAGAACGCCAACTCCGTGCGGCTGGAGTACCAGTTCGGCCCGCGCTGGGGCGTGGAAGCCCAGTACGGCGACGCGCAGGTGGGCGGCGCGGACTTCATCTGGAGCAACGAGTACTGA
- a CDS encoding chloride channel protein: MVDIVDRSPLLRSLVPPSRLLRRLLGDAQRFWMLVVFTGLASGLSAVLLVSFLRWVQRVAWSEAGDSFLASVQATSASHRVLVTVLAGVLVSGLSLLIRQPLRGHGTAGIIESIWVKSGRMQLPRTLFRGVVSILAVGLGAPLGREGALLQSGAATASALGTQLRLPADRVRLLVACGASAGIAAAYNVPIGGALFGLEVLLGSLALELFGPIVLSCVVATLVSRILIADHPSYLIPNYHLLNPREMLLAILFGPVLGVASALYVRTVNAFAVTLEGGPPVRAALLPVASMLAVGVAAIWFPQLLGNGYDSVNAALLGHLPLLLLLILPLLKMVATALCAGAGIPGGLFTPSLFYGALLGGALGSLAQWVWPGVAPPGAYALLGMGAILAGTTHASVSSVLIIFELTGNYDIVLPLMLMSVLSAAVSRGLCPESLYTSSLLRRNVKVPEAHGPNWMRSADVVALLTPDPPTVHPRTSFREVVVRLLEVPAGFDLYVTDEERRLRGVIVLDALKGHIPDHEFLDMTLAADVMDSSIPIVRSDMSLSEVAHLFGETAMERLPVADTHGVLLGTISKRELLRHGRF; encoded by the coding sequence ATGGTCGATATCGTGGACCGCTCGCCCCTGCTCCGCTCACTCGTCCCTCCCTCGCGGCTCCTGCGGCGGCTGTTGGGTGATGCCCAACGCTTCTGGATGCTCGTGGTCTTCACGGGCCTGGCGAGCGGGCTGAGCGCCGTCCTGCTCGTCTCCTTCCTGCGCTGGGTGCAGCGGGTGGCCTGGTCGGAGGCGGGAGATTCCTTCCTGGCGTCGGTCCAGGCGACCTCCGCCTCGCATCGCGTCCTGGTGACGGTGCTGGCCGGGGTGCTCGTGTCGGGGCTGTCGCTGCTCATCCGCCAGCCCCTGCGAGGCCATGGCACCGCCGGCATCATCGAGTCCATCTGGGTGAAGTCCGGCCGGATGCAGTTGCCCCGGACGTTGTTCCGGGGCGTGGTGTCCATCCTCGCGGTGGGCCTGGGGGCGCCGCTGGGACGCGAGGGCGCGCTCCTGCAATCCGGGGCCGCCACGGCGTCCGCGCTGGGCACCCAGCTGCGCCTGCCAGCGGACCGGGTGCGCCTGTTGGTGGCGTGTGGGGCCTCGGCGGGAATCGCCGCGGCGTACAACGTCCCCATCGGTGGCGCGCTCTTCGGCCTGGAGGTGCTGCTCGGCAGCCTGGCGCTCGAGTTGTTCGGCCCCATCGTGCTCTCGTGCGTGGTGGCCACGCTGGTGTCGCGCATCCTCATCGCCGACCACCCGAGCTACCTCATCCCGAACTACCACCTGCTCAACCCGCGCGAGATGCTCCTGGCCATCCTCTTCGGGCCGGTGCTCGGCGTGGCCTCGGCGCTCTACGTGCGCACGGTGAATGCCTTCGCGGTGACGCTAGAGGGCGGGCCCCCGGTGCGCGCCGCGCTGCTGCCGGTGGCGTCCATGCTGGCGGTGGGCGTGGCGGCCATCTGGTTTCCCCAGCTGCTGGGCAATGGGTACGACTCGGTGAACGCGGCCCTCCTGGGCCACCTGCCCCTGCTGCTGCTGCTCATCCTGCCGCTACTCAAGATGGTGGCCACCGCCCTGTGCGCGGGGGCGGGGATTCCCGGGGGACTCTTCACGCCCTCGCTCTTCTATGGGGCGCTGCTCGGCGGGGCGCTGGGCTCGCTCGCCCAGTGGGTGTGGCCGGGCGTCGCGCCTCCAGGGGCCTATGCGCTGCTGGGCATGGGCGCCATCCTCGCGGGCACCACGCACGCCTCGGTCTCGTCGGTGCTCATCATCTTCGAGCTGACGGGCAACTACGACATCGTGTTGCCGTTGATGCTCATGTCCGTCCTGTCCGCGGCCGTGAGCCGGGGGCTGTGTCCCGAGTCCCTCTATACGTCCAGTCTGCTGCGGCGGAACGTGAAGGTGCCGGAGGCCCACGGCCCCAACTGGATGCGCTCGGCCGACGTGGTGGCGCTGCTCACGCCGGATCCGCCCACGGTCCATCCCCGCACGTCCTTTCGCGAGGTGGTGGTGCGGCTCTTGGAGGTGCCCGCCGGCTTCGACCTCTATGTCACGGACGAGGAGCGCCGGCTCCGGGGTGTCATCGTGCTGGACGCGCTCAAGGGACACATTCCGGATCACGAGTTCCTGGACATGACGCTGGCCGCGGACGTGATGGACTCATCCATTCCCATCGTCCGCTCGGACATGTCGCTCTCCGAGGTGGCCCACCTCTTCGGAGAGACGGCCATGGAGCGCCTGCCGGTGGCGGACACGCACGGGGTGTTGCTGGGAACCATCTCCAAGAGGGAGCTGCTGCGCCATGGCCGATTCTGA